Part of the Acomys russatus chromosome 19, mAcoRus1.1, whole genome shotgun sequence genome, ctcagtggttaagagcactgtctatactcccaggggtcctgagttcaattcccagcaaccacatggtgactcacaaccatctctcctgggatctgatgccctcttctggcctgcagacagtgctctcatgcacataaaataataaatgaatgaataaataaatagggccatgtgttggtggtggtggtgcacacctttaaattgCTGTCCTCTGTTGCTGTCCACCTCACTAAAGCTAACATATTGTACAGACAGAATATATTACCTGAGCCttggagatgactcagtaggtgaAGTGCCTgcatgcaagcgtgaggacctgggttcaaatccccagcactcatgccAAAATCCAGATAGCAGTCAGTAttcatctgtacacacacaggcatacaccaccctGTCCAGTTTATTCAGGCATGGGGATTAAGTCCAGAGTTTTGTGTatagtaggcaagcactccaccaactgagctccCTAGCCTCTAGAGTTGCTcttatgttttttgtttattattttgttttgagacagggtctctctatataaccctggctggctgccttggaactcactttgtagaccagcctggccttgaactcacagagatctgcctttctctgccttctgagtgctgggattgaaggcctgtgccaccataacCTGGCCTGAGTTTCTATAATAGAAAAAACTctgatgctgggcatggtggcatacacctttaatcctagcacttgtgaggcagaggcagaggcaggtggatctctgtgagtccaaggccagcctggtctagagagcgagttcaggacagccagggctgttacaccaagaaactctgtctcgaaacaccaaaaaaaaaaaaaaaaaaaaaaaaatctgtgtctttATTACTTagcttaaacaacaacaacaacagtcttCTGCTTAGCACTTCCGCCCTCAATGTCCCCTCTGTTGGGCGTCCACCTCCCACAGTGACCCCTCTGTCGGGCCTCCACCTCCCTCAGTGTCCTCCCtgtccagcctccacctccctaagTGTCCCCTCTGTCAGGCCTCCACCTCCCTCAGTGTTCCCTGTGTCGGgcctccacctcccccagtgtCCCCTTCTGTTGGgcctccacctcccccagtgtCCTCTCTGTCGGTCGTCCACCTCCCCCAGTGTCCCCTCTGTCGGGCGTCCACCTCCCCCAGTGTCCCCTCTGTCAGgcctccacctcccccagtgtCCCCTTTTTCGGGCGTCCACCTCCCTCAGTGTCCCCCCTGTCGGGCGTCCACCTCCCTCAGTGTCCCCTCTGTCGGGCGTCCACCTCCCTCAGTGTCCCCTCTGTCGGGCGTCTACCTCCCCCAGTGTCCCCTCTGGAGGGCATCCACCTCCCACAGTGTCCCCTCTGTCGGGCCTCCACCTCCCTCAGTGTCCCCTCTGTCGGGCATCCACCTCCCTCAGTGTCCCCTCTGTCTGGTCCCTGTGTCCCCGTATCCCACTGACTGAATAATGAGCACAAACAAGCCTACACACAGACCGTGGGAAAGAGCTGCAGAGAAAGCCCAGCAAGAACCCCCAGTTGTGTAGCAGTTTGGGGACCCGGAACAACACAGCCTCCTAGGAGCACCGCTGACTCTTGCGGAAGCTCATGAAACCTCAGATCCCATGGGGGTACAGACATAGTACAGGGGACGTCAGGACAAGTaatcaggccctttggaagataGGTTTTCCTCTCGTAAAAGTGTGTCTGGGCACGTAGCTTCACtagctttttcattttctaatttttgttgttgttgttgttgtttttgtttttgttttttgagacagggtttctctgtgtagccttggctgtccaggactcactttgtagaccaggctggcctcgaactcacagccatctgcctgcttctgcctcccgagtgctgggattaaaggcgtgcgccaccatgcctgagcaTTTGGTTCTTGACACGGCTGTGCAGTTTTCAGAAGCACGCATTTACTGAAGACTTCACGGAATTCCTCCAGTCCCCACCCATCCCTGCCCATGGTCCCTCTGTCCACCCCTAGGAAATGGCAGCagccagggctagcctgggcCGCATCCTCCCAGAGTCCTCCATGCTGTTCCTATGTGACATGCAGGAGAAGTTTCGTCCCAGCATAGCCTACTTCCCACAGATCGTGTCAGTGGCCGCTCGAATGCTCAAGGTatgtgtctcctcctcctcctcttcttcctcctccacctccttttcctcctttcttcttcttgaccaggctgctggcctcaaactcacagagttatgtctgcctcagcctcccggagtgctggggttatagatgcACACTTCCGGTCCCGGTTTACCCTCTTTTTAAGACCCAGGGGTTCATACCCAAGCCCTCCTCCTTCATACCCCAGGAACCCATTGCCCAACCCACATCTTTGGGATCCAGCCCTGTAgccctgtgtttctttttttctttttcttttcttttttttccgagacagggtctctctgtgtagccttggctgtcctagcctcactttgtagaccaggctggcctcgaactcacagcaatctgcctgcctctgcctcccgagtgctgggattaaaggcgtgcaccaccaggcccgccCAGCAGCCCCGTGTTTCTTCACCTGCGTAGGTCGCCCGGCTGCTAGACGTCCCTGTCTTGCTGACGGAGCAGTACCCACAAGGCCTGGGCCCCACGGTTCCTGAGCTGGGGGCTCAGGGTATTCGGCCAGTGAGTAAAACGTGCTTCAGCATGGTGCCCACCTTACAGAAGGAGCTGGATGGCCGGCCCCAGCTGCGCTCCGTGCTGCTCTGTGGCATCGAGACCCAAGTCTGCAtcttggtgagaccctgtctcgtcCCCTGGGTTCCCCATCCTCAACTCCTGGCCCTCCCTCTTGCCCTGAGGCCCTGGCTGAGCCTGCCTCATCCCTGTTCCAAGTACCACCCAGCAATAAGCATTCTTTCTTTCGTGAAATGAGCTAATTCAAGAGACACgttatagccgggtgtggtggcctacgcctttaatcccagcactcgggaggcagaggcaggcggatcactgtgagttcgaggccagcctggtctacaaagtgagtccaggatggccaaggctacacagagaaaccctgtctcgaaaaaccaaaaaaaaaaaaaaaaaaaaaaccaaaaaaaaaaaaaagagagagagacacgttataaagtatttaaatgcAGATGTATTGGGAGCAGCTCTCCAGaggttcactggtcccaaggaacaggggagacagaaaagcgggggtggggggtggagtgggaggatTGAATAGCTTGCCcgcaggaagaggagagagaaagtatatagagggaaaaaaagacacacaACGGGGAGGTGGGGGAATGGGGGCGCGGGGCAAGGGGGGTAGGGATGGGAGGGGGCGGGAGACCGCAGACAGACacaggaaccaaaatgtctgggttatatagtgaagagcctctggggatgGGAAGGCCCCGGCCCCTGgactggagagttcagggtagagggacgggtatgccagccatgccctgtacaggtagggactgagggatgctgggagaacccaATTAAAAAGGCACCTCAACCAAGTGTCCGGGCTCTGAATCCCACTGGGGCTCCGTAATCCATCATTGGGAGCCCTGTTCAGTGCTCAGGGTCTGGACCTGACCTCTCTGCCCTTAGAACACAGCCCTGGACCTCCTAGACCGGGGACTGCAGGTCCATGTGGTGGTGGACGCCTGCTCTTCTCGAAGGTGAGAGGGTgtgtgggaggagaggatggcagCTCCCTTGTGCATCAGGCACCTCGCAGCGTGGACACCtggcctctcttccctccctcctgtagCCAGGTCGACCGGCTGGTGGCGCTGGCCCGCATGAGACAGAGTGGAGCTTTCCTCTCCACTAGCGAATCGCTCATTCTGCAGCTTGTGAGGGATGCTGCGCACCCCCAGTTCAAGGAGGTATGGGGCCCTATGGGCTTCTGTGAGTAGAAGAAATGCCCTCCCCcctttgatacagggtctcccGTGTCCCAGGCCGGCCTTGGACACACTGTGTAGTTGAAACTTTCGCtgcccaaatgctgagattacaagcacaggCCACTAGACCCAGCTGCCTTTGGTttcgcttgtttgttttgttttgtttttttctgagacagagacagggtttctctgtgtagttccggcaatcctggaactcactgtgtagatcaggctggcctggaattcagagatctgcctgcctctgcctcccaagtaccgcACCACCAGCCagcatgttttgtttgttcgttggttggtcttttggagacagggtttctctgtgtagccttgggtgtcctggactaggctggtctggaactcacaacgatccacctgcttcccagagggcttggtttccagcatgtgccatcatgcccggcttttgttttgtttgttaagcTCTGTGCAGAGCTTCCTAAtttacattttagtgtgtgtgtgtgtgtttataagcgCGCACACTCACTTGAGGGAGCCGGTTCTCTCCTTCATCCCTGTGGGTTCCCAGGACAGAGTACAGGTCAGGCTTGATGACAAGGGCCAttgttcactgagccatctcactggctgaccctttctgttctgtttgttgttctttggttttgttttgtttgttgtcgtttttttttgttttgttttttgtttgtttgtttgtttgttttcctttgtgacagtctcactctgtagcctaggctggcctcaaacgcacggCAATCACATACATATTACAGATATGTACCATCTTGCCTTACTGAGGAATATAATTCCTTTGGGCTTCCGAGAGACGTCCAGGTGCGGGGCAGGCTGGAACAGCAACATTACACTAGGTAGCACAGGACAGAGGGGTGTGACCAGCCAGGAGGCCCCTTCAGGCATCCTGAAATCGGTAGTGGGGCTTAGCCATAGTAGGGGCAGTGGAGACAAACGCTCTGGGTCTTTTGGTTCCGTTTTTCCGGAGAGAAATGCTGATGGCAAAGCGGGTGTTTAGCCAAGAGGGAGTTGTGTAGACGGCTCAGGGTTCGTGTGCACAGTGTGGGACTGTtggctgtttcttaacaattaaactttattatacaacccaactatcttacacaagaggaaaaaaaggttaaagggaaacaagagtagaatgagccgggcatggtggcgcacgcctttaatcccagcactcgggaggcagaggcaggcggatcgctgtgagttcgaggccagcctggtctacaaagctagcccaggacagccaaggctaacacagagagactctgtctcaagaaacaaaaacaaaacaagagtacagtgaaccttccggtatccgttgcaaggcctgttcgctgatcctcttcccaatCCACGTGCACTCAAgtccggtctgaacctgctgctcctctctcctcactgcctgcctgtctctcaagtgcaaggggcagtctctgcctcccattgagggtcaattagaaacacagtagtccaggtggagtccccaggtccccttcctgaattccaggcccaggatggctccacccagtctatctcaaggttaatctcagggagtatccatggtgtgtccaagggcaaagcccaccaagactgctttcacctgtgacaaagcttacactccttcccacaggGACTGTGTGGGAGCTGAGGACCTAAAGGGACAGTGGGAAAGATTAGACTAGTGAAGAAGGGAAGAGTGTCAGCTGTTCACCATTAGGGGTCCAAGAGAGCAGAGCAGACCAAGATGGCAGGGGATTAGCTCTACTGGGCAGGTGCCGTGAGAAGTAGATTAAAAGGAACACCTtttttcccgtgtgtgtgtgtgtgtgtgtgtgtgtgtgtgtgtgtgtgtgtgtgtgtgtatctgtatgtgagtgtatgtgtctgtatctgtgtgtatgtgagtgtgtgtgtctgtatgtgtgtatatgtgtatgtatgtctgtatctgtgtgtatgtgagtatgtgtgtgtctgtatctatgtgtctgtatgtgtgtaaatgtgtgtatctttgtgtatgtgagggtgtatgtgtctgtatatgagtGTGTTCTTGCATGCAGAGTGGGTGTATGTGAGCATTTGCAAGCATATGGTGggcatatgcgtgtgtgcatgcatgtggagaccggAGGTTGGTGTCTAGATCCTCGCTTGATGGCACTTCCATCTTATACATGAAAGCAGGGTCTCTGTGTCAAGCCAGAGCTTGAGGATGTGGCTACTTCTCACCTGCCAGCTTATTCTGGGGTTCAGAGACTGGAGTTGCGGTGGGTccagcatttatgtgggttctgggcatctgaacttgggtcttcacaTCTGTGCACTGAGTCAGGGaacctccccacctcaccccacccgcCCTTTTTGAAGAGAGGGGCTTGCTATGTAACCATGGCTGGTATGGGACTCtaactgtagatcaggctggcttcaaaatcagagatatgcctacctctgtctcttgagtgctaggattaaaggtgtgagcctccATGCCCGGCCCAGGaagacttaaatttttttgaaattttatgcatgtggatgctttgcctgtatgtatgcctgtgcaccacgtGTGCAGTGCCCAGGGAGTCCAGAACAAGGCAGCAgatcctctggcactggagttacagagctgTAAGTGGCAGCGTGGgaggtgggaactgaacccaggtcctctgcgagaacagAAAATGTTCTTACtgcctgagctgtctttccagcgcCCCAGAAAACATTGAGGAGAGTGGTTGGCTCGGGGGAGGGAGGCTGCCAGGAGGACCAGAGTGATGgcgggatgattttttttttgactcctgacttctgcctgcagatccagaagATCATTAAGGAGCCTGTCCCAGACAGCGGGCTGCTGGGCCTCTTCCAGTCCCAGAACCCCATCTTGCTGAACTCCAGGCCCTGACTGAGGTGGGAGTTTAGGTGGAAGGAAGTGTTTCCTGTCATTTCTGAATCTCAAGAGGCCTGCCCCGTGGGAGGGGGAGCGGTGTTCTCCTTTCCTGATTGAGCAGCTGGTCCTGGAAATGAGGCTTCTGGGTGCTGGAGATGGTGGGGTGACAGGAGTTTGACTGaggagaggtggaggtggggctctGTTCAGTCTGCCTCATGAGCAAAGGGCATAGAAGTGTCACAGATCCGCACCCAGACTCTGAATAAACACTTAGGCTGCTGTGGACCATTATTGGGTTTGTGGGGCATCACTGGATCACTGGGGCTACTGGGGTGTgcaggtgggagagggagatgcGTCTTCTGTAGATGGGGGGAGCGGTCGGGTGGGGGAGTGGGATGCCTCTTCCCAGCTCCAAGCTGGGGCCAAGCAGTGTGCACATCTTGAAGTAAGCTTCTGGCTGTCCCCATCTCAGATGGTACTTACGCCCAAGCCTGCCGGCCCGCCTCCACGACTCAATAACTCTTGCCTTCCGCTACCCTGAGAGGGAGATGttcccccattccccaccccacccccacccagttaTCACAGTTGCAGAGGTCTCTGGGTATACCCACATGGCTAAACCCGGGAAAACACTTCCCTAAACAGCTCTTtgtctggaagagcacccagtccGCTTTAAAGCATTACGCAGGCTCACAGCAGGGTACTTGAGAGGAGCCTGGAAAACCAGACCGCGTGTGGCAGGGACAGATTTCCCTCGTGGAGTCCTTGAATGGGCAGGCTGTGAAGCTGTGGATGCCTAACACCTAGGTTGTGGTGGAGACATCAGGGTGTTGGAGATGCCCTTGTAAAGACAGATGCATTGTTCTTTTCATGGAGAAAAAGCCTTTCAAATagtttgcctttttttcccttcgagacagggtttctctgtgtagccttgactgtcctgggctcactttgtagaccaggctggcctcgaactcacagcgatccgcctgcctctgcctcccaagtgctgggattaaaggtgtgcgccaccacgcctggcaagttTGCCTTTTCATACCTGGTCCCCAGCCTCAGCAGGCAGATGAGGGGTCCTGGGGCACAAGCCCTGTGACACTGGGATGGTTACTAAGTGACTAATGGGGAGTAGCATACACAGCATGGACACACTAGACAAAGGATTTCTTTCCTAACAGTGAGGAGTGGATGGCATAAGATTTTGTCACTCCTCAGAATCACACAGATTAAGATGAATGGtttatttctggaaatttccatGTGATATTTGAAGACCAAGATGGATTGCCTGAACTAAAACTAGAAAGGGAAAGATCTCAGatttcatggggggggggtacCATGGCAAGATGTGTGCCGGAGAAATTACACCATATAAGAGATCTGGTATAAGGAGGTttgctgggggaagggaggggagggaggacctGAAGACAAGATAGAGGCAGAGGGGTGGACAtgtggacaggcagacagatgggaGCAGGGCCATGTGCAGAGAAAGGGGCcagagggtgggggcagggggagtgccaaggacagaaagggagagagaggatgcCAGCAACAGAGAGGGTGGCAGGAGggccttcttcccccccccccccccaccccccacccccgccccacaccTATGGCACCTAACACTGGTCAGGATCTAAGCAGTTGTTAGGTGCCTGAGGGCAGGCCAGCAGAAAACAGAGCAAGGAAATCTGTCTCAGATTCCAAAGTCCCTCGGACTAATTCTTCACAATCTCTttttggagagagacagagacagagatgggttGATGTATCTGTCCATGTCTATCTGTTGACATCTTTGTAGGATGATCAGTCAGCTGACTGAAGGATAAATACCTGATCCTACTCatccctgtttctttctctggagaaccctgaTATAGGAAACACACGGAATGGGTGGgacctggtggcgcacgcctttaatcccagcgctcgggaggcagaggcaggcagatggctgtgagttcgaggccagcctggtctacaaagcgaatccaggatggccaaggctacacagacaaactgtgtctctaaaaaaaaaaaaaaaaaaaaaaaaaaaaaaaaaaaaaaaaccctaaagaaagaaggaaagacaccTCAGCTTGAATATGTCATCAAGGCCCTTAGGACCAGGTCTGCAGGTCAGATTCTGCtgaccaggaaaacaaaggaccACCATGGATTCCATGGATGCGTGACCCCCTCAGTGAGCTCAGTGAGGGTGTTCTCACTGgggcagccccctcccccacccgatATCACTGTCTCCTGAGGGCCCCAGGGTCCCTCCTGAGCtggtattttctcattttgcttgtttgtggaCACCTTCCTTCCCAGATCCTCCAGGGATAACTGCTGCCGCATTCCCAGATTCTACACCTGACTGTCCGTCACCTTTTTTGTTGAATAACTGAATACACCTCCTTCCACCTCCCTACGCTGTCgtggggactcagggcaggaaaaGGCAGACTAAGGGCTGCCCTCAACAACATAAAAGCAGCACCCAGCTGGAGTGAGTCAGGACACTGGCGCCCCCTCGTGGAGAGTCCCCAAACCGCAAGCTTGCTTATGTGCTCAGGTCTTGCCTGGCTTCATAAAGCCGAAGGTACT contains:
- the Isoc2 gene encoding isochorismatase domain-containing protein 2; this encodes MAAARASLGRILPESSMLFLCDMQEKFRPSIAYFPQIVSVAARMLKVARLLDVPVLLTEQYPQGLGPTVPELGAQGIRPVSKTCFSMVPTLQKELDGRPQLRSVLLCGIETQVCILNTALDLLDRGLQVHVVVDACSSRSQVDRLVALARMRQSGAFLSTSESLILQLVRDAAHPQFKEIQKIIKEPVPDSGLLGLFQSQNPILLNSRP